The Candidatus Koribacter versatilis Ellin345 genome has a segment encoding these proteins:
- a CDS encoding translocation/assembly module TamB domain-containing protein, whose amino-acid sequence MTDAKPTTRKRRKIRQAVYGSLVLLTFVCTGWYLTSDSFRELIRHRIINQLEDATGGKVEIGRIQWNLARLRIGIDSLTIHGLEPAGQAPLLQVRRIDANIRIVSFLQRQISLKNLNVSNPSVNLLVYPDGSTNQPTPRTRKAGIPTGPMDPLFDIAVRNLVVTNGLLKVNERRTPFDLAASDLTIRLGYQSNPEFYNGRIELGKFDAQYDDLRPFSLGAVFDFRLYRNSIEMRAAHIISERSELAFDGKLTNFAEPRVEGNYTAKIDLRQIAAITRVKGVQSGSVELRGKGAFDAQRFLSNGNVTLLDVGWSNPSVHVISVSGSSNYYVDRDKLAFDQVALNALGGSVGGAFTVLHWNAPPREHVESPSSRAKGAHAIEAVEQNADGKFELHNLQLERIAAMFHSTSLPLSSLHAVGSASGKAEFAWQGRPIAAELKLALDAVPPATADPHQMPLGAHFQGTYAVRDNSVRISQADLQSRGTHLNATGFASPRNFDLAVGLTTTNMNELEPLLMKLGNEMPLQVAGEGSFQGTIEGNPSLPNINGHLRLTDFETVIKPPTAATHEPELVKALHKKGKPEIKQGTTPAPLPQTKPVRFHWDSFDGYVAYGPSGASVRGGVLRSGSARFEVAASTTLQNGAFTDTSVFHGNARIRDARVEDAQALLGFNYPVTGTLNLEIQMEGTRLDPRGTGVLTIIDGTAYGQPMQSLSTDLTFSGREARFSNIQATSDSAKAEGSGLINVSTEAFQFDLRGTGIDLLRFPEVQTSKVKLTGIAEFNAKGSGTLSEPHIEGHVRVGNVSLGGKKEGELLIDATTHGETLDVTTNSHFVTATVEGKGSIRMRGDLPSDITVAFGNVDLQPFLQGIARGHSSIDGTLHVTGPLRHPVDLEARLEIPKYESVVEGKTLRNVGPLVATYKGGIAKLEAFRITGENTDLTSTGTVQLTGTQPIKVRADGKVNLTFLQSFNPDLVAYGNTNIAVRVGGNIKDPSIRGRITIEHAGVSYVDLPNGLSDLNGSLVFNEDRLQVESLTAHTGGGDLAISGFIGYGRIISFNLAATGKDVRIRYPEGVSSNGDADLRLVGTVKNAMLSGDVVINKFGLNPRFDFASYFATSKNLPATPKPDSPLNNLHFDVRVISTPELQVQTSLARITGNVDLRLRGTALRPVLLGRISIVEGNVTFNGTKYRLDRGDILFANPTKIDPVLDLEASARVSDYDISIGLHGTTEKLNTSYRSDPPLPTADVFALLAFGHTTQPYMAPGSSQFTETASSAVLGSALNAAISSRVQKLFGASRIKIDPEVGGAENNPNARITVEQQVSGNITLTYITNLTQSAQQVIQFEYNVNRNVSIVGVRDEYGVVGFEVQVRQRKR is encoded by the coding sequence ATGACCGACGCGAAACCGACGACCCGCAAACGTCGCAAGATCCGCCAGGCGGTCTACGGCTCGCTCGTCCTGCTTACGTTCGTCTGCACCGGTTGGTACCTCACCAGCGACAGCTTCCGCGAACTCATTCGTCACCGCATCATCAATCAACTGGAAGATGCCACCGGTGGCAAAGTCGAAATTGGCCGCATCCAGTGGAACCTTGCTCGTCTGCGCATCGGAATCGACAGCCTCACCATCCACGGCCTCGAGCCCGCTGGTCAGGCGCCGCTGCTGCAGGTCCGCCGCATTGACGCCAATATTCGCATCGTCTCGTTCCTCCAGCGCCAAATCAGTCTTAAGAACCTGAACGTCTCGAATCCATCCGTAAATCTCCTCGTTTATCCCGACGGCAGCACCAACCAACCCACGCCGCGCACTCGCAAGGCCGGGATTCCGACCGGCCCCATGGATCCACTCTTTGACATCGCCGTTCGCAACCTCGTAGTCACCAACGGCCTGCTGAAGGTCAACGAGCGCAGAACGCCGTTTGACCTCGCCGCGAGCGATCTCACAATCCGGCTCGGCTACCAAAGCAATCCGGAGTTCTACAACGGCCGCATCGAGCTCGGAAAATTCGACGCCCAATACGACGACTTGCGCCCGTTCTCTCTCGGTGCAGTTTTCGATTTCCGCCTCTACCGTAACTCGATCGAGATGCGCGCCGCTCACATTATCTCGGAGCGCTCCGAACTCGCGTTCGATGGCAAGCTCACGAACTTCGCAGAGCCACGCGTCGAGGGAAACTACACCGCAAAGATCGACCTGCGCCAGATCGCGGCCATCACTCGTGTCAAAGGCGTGCAATCTGGCTCCGTGGAATTGCGCGGCAAAGGCGCGTTCGACGCCCAGAGGTTCCTCTCCAACGGCAACGTGACGCTGCTCGATGTCGGCTGGAGCAATCCTTCTGTCCACGTGATCTCGGTTTCCGGTTCTTCGAATTACTACGTAGACCGCGACAAACTCGCCTTCGACCAGGTAGCCCTCAACGCGCTGGGTGGAAGTGTCGGCGGTGCTTTCACCGTGCTGCACTGGAACGCCCCTCCTCGCGAACACGTTGAATCGCCTTCCAGTCGTGCCAAAGGCGCGCATGCTATTGAGGCCGTCGAGCAAAATGCCGACGGCAAGTTCGAGTTGCACAACCTTCAACTCGAACGCATCGCAGCCATGTTCCACAGCACCTCTTTGCCACTTTCTTCGCTGCACGCCGTCGGCTCCGCTTCCGGAAAAGCCGAGTTCGCTTGGCAGGGAAGACCAATCGCTGCCGAACTCAAGCTCGCCCTCGACGCCGTTCCTCCTGCCACCGCTGATCCCCATCAGATGCCTCTTGGAGCGCACTTCCAGGGCACCTACGCGGTCCGCGACAACTCCGTGCGCATCTCGCAAGCCGACCTGCAATCTCGCGGCACGCACCTCAATGCCACCGGCTTTGCCAGTCCCCGAAACTTCGATCTCGCTGTCGGTCTCACCACCACCAACATGAATGAACTCGAGCCCCTCCTCATGAAGCTTGGCAACGAAATGCCGTTGCAGGTCGCTGGCGAGGGTTCGTTCCAGGGGACGATCGAAGGCAATCCGTCACTGCCCAATATCAACGGCCATCTCCGCCTTACTGATTTCGAAACCGTTATCAAGCCGCCAACTGCTGCCACCCACGAACCCGAGTTAGTGAAGGCGCTGCACAAAAAAGGGAAGCCGGAGATCAAGCAGGGAACTACGCCCGCGCCTCTTCCGCAAACCAAGCCCGTCCGCTTCCATTGGGATTCTTTTGACGGATACGTCGCATACGGGCCGAGCGGTGCGTCCGTTCGTGGCGGAGTATTGCGCAGCGGCAGTGCGCGTTTTGAAGTCGCAGCCAGCACCACGCTCCAGAACGGCGCCTTCACGGATACGTCCGTCTTTCACGGCAACGCCCGGATTCGCGACGCCCGCGTCGAAGATGCGCAGGCTCTCCTTGGCTTCAACTATCCCGTCACGGGCACGCTCAACCTCGAGATCCAGATGGAAGGCACCCGCCTCGATCCGCGCGGCACCGGCGTGCTCACGATCATTGACGGCACCGCCTACGGTCAGCCGATGCAGTCGCTCTCCACCGATCTCACATTCAGCGGACGCGAGGCCAGGTTCTCAAACATTCAAGCGACTTCCGACTCCGCCAAGGCCGAGGGCTCCGGCTTGATCAACGTCTCAACCGAGGCCTTCCAGTTCGATCTCCGTGGAACCGGCATAGACCTTCTACGGTTCCCGGAGGTGCAAACGTCGAAGGTAAAACTCACCGGCATCGCCGAGTTCAACGCCAAGGGCAGTGGCACGCTGTCGGAGCCTCACATCGAAGGCCACGTGCGCGTCGGCAATGTCTCGCTAGGCGGCAAGAAAGAAGGCGAACTCCTCATTGACGCCACTACCCACGGCGAGACTCTCGACGTCACCACCAATTCCCACTTCGTCACCGCAACCGTCGAAGGGAAGGGCAGTATTCGCATGCGCGGCGATTTGCCAAGCGACATCACCGTCGCATTCGGCAATGTTGATCTCCAACCTTTCCTCCAGGGCATTGCTCGCGGTCATTCGTCGATCGATGGCACGCTTCACGTGACCGGACCCTTGCGTCACCCGGTCGACCTGGAAGCTCGGCTCGAAATTCCGAAGTACGAGTCCGTCGTCGAAGGCAAGACGCTGCGCAACGTCGGCCCGCTGGTTGCGACGTACAAGGGCGGCATCGCCAAGCTCGAAGCCTTCCGCATCACCGGCGAGAACACCGACCTTACTTCTACAGGCACCGTGCAACTTACCGGCACCCAGCCCATCAAGGTCCGCGCCGACGGCAAGGTCAACCTCACCTTCCTCCAGAGTTTCAATCCCGATCTCGTCGCTTACGGAAACACCAACATCGCTGTCCGCGTCGGCGGCAACATCAAAGATCCTTCCATCCGCGGACGCATCACCATCGAGCACGCCGGAGTATCGTACGTCGATCTTCCGAACGGTCTTAGCGATCTCAACGGTAGCCTGGTGTTCAACGAAGATCGTCTCCAGGTCGAGAGCCTCACCGCACACACCGGCGGCGGCGACCTCGCCATCAGCGGATTTATCGGGTACGGCCGCATCATCAGCTTTAATCTTGCTGCCACCGGCAAAGACGTCCGCATCCGCTATCCGGAAGGCGTCAGCTCCAACGGCGACGCCGACCTTCGCCTCGTTGGCACAGTCAAGAACGCTATGCTCTCCGGCGACGTCGTCATCAACAAGTTCGGACTGAATCCACGCTTCGATTTCGCGAGCTATTTCGCAACTTCCAAGAATCTTCCCGCGACACCCAAACCCGATTCGCCACTTAACAACTTGCACTTCGATGTTCGCGTGATCTCCACTCCCGAGTTGCAAGTGCAGACCTCGCTGGCGCGTATCACCGGGAACGTGGATCTTCGTCTTCGTGGCACCGCCTTGCGCCCTGTCCTTCTCGGACGCATCAGCATCGTCGAAGGCAACGTTACCTTCAACGGCACCAAATATCGCTTGGATCGCGGCGACATCCTCTTCGCGAATCCGACGAAGATCGATCCCGTTCTCGATCTCGAGGCCTCAGCGCGCGTCAGCGACTACGACATTTCCATCGGCCTGCACGGCACCACCGAGAAACTCAACACCAGTTATCGTTCCGACCCACCGCTGCCCACCGCGGATGTCTTCGCCCTCCTCGCCTTCGGACACACCACCCAGCCCTATATGGCTCCGGGCAGTTCGCAGTTCACGGAAACCGCATCCAGCGCGGTTCTTGGCTCGGCCCTGAATGCTGCCATTAGCAGTCGCGTGCAGAAGCTCTTCGGCGCCAGTCGCATCAAGATTGATCCCGAAGTCGGCGGAGCAGAGAACAACCCTAACGCGCGCATCACCGTCGAACAGCAAGTCTCAGGAAATATCACTCTGACGTACATCACCAACCTCACCCAATCAGCCCAGCAGGTGATCCAATTCGAGTACAACGTGAACCGGAATGTTTCGATCGTAGGCGTGCGCGACGAGTACGGTGTCGTAGGATTTGAAGTGCAGGTGCGGCAGCGCAAACGTTAA